The genomic segment GCGGTCTGTGCCGTCGCGGTGGGCGCGGCGGTGGGCGGTCTCGTCTCGTGCGGCATGGACCGCGAGGTGACGTACGCCGGAGGGACCCTCGAAGAGCTCGTGCCCGAGGACGAGAAGCGCGGCAGGGAGCTCGCGACCGAGGCGATGACGCTGTTCCGGGACGCGGAATCCGTCCGCGTCGGCGTCGAGATGAACACCCCGAAGGGCCACCAGAAGGTGTCGCTCCTCATGGACCGGAACAGCAACTGCACGGGGACCTTCGACGCCGGTCCCGCGCAGCGCGGCGACATCATCATGGTCGCGGGCGGTTCGACGTACGTGCGGTTCAGCGACGCGGCGCTCGCGGAGATCCGACGCATGGCGACGGCCCGGAGCCCCGAGACGGCGGCGCGGGTCCGGGAGCGGACGGCGCTGGCGAGCGGGAAGTACCTGAAGATTCCGACGGGTCCCGGCGGCGGCGCGAAGCGCGTGATGCCGGTGAACACCTGCGATCTCGACAAGTTCACCAGCGCGATGCCCGGGAGTCCGGGCCCCGACGACGTCATCAAGGCCCTCCCCGAGACCCGCAGGCACGGCACGGCCGTCATCCCGCTCGTCGAGAACGAGGACGAGAACGAGGCGGCGGGGGACAGGACGTCGGTGTACGTGGCGGCGAAGGGCAAGCCCTACCTCCTCGGCGCCGACGTCGAGCAGAACGGCCAGATCATGAAGATGCGCATGTCCGAGTACGGGGAACCGGTCTCCGCGGTGGCCCCCACGGCCGCCGAGACGATCGACCTCTCGAAGTTCGGCCCCGGCGGCGGAGGCCTCTTCGAGGTCTGACACCCGCATCCGAGGTCGGACACCCGCTGTGACATTTCCGCCCCCTCCGACGCAGTCGACCGTGAAGGCACAGGCACGGGGACCTGTGCCCGAGCGGGCCGGATGGGAGCGGGTTGGGCCAGGGTGGGGGACCCCGTCGAGCACAGGCGCACGACGAGGAGCTGGGCAGGGCCGTCGCGGCGGCGCAGGAAGGCGACGAGGCGGCGTTCGCGGTCGCGTACCGCCTGGTCCAGCCGGGGCTCGTCGGCTATCTGCGCGGCCTCGTCGGCACGGACGGGGAGACGGCCGAGGACGTCGCCGCCGACGCGTGGCTGGAGATCGCGAGGGACCTCGGGCGGTTCCGCGGGGACGGTGCGGGGTTCCGCGGCTGGACCGCGACGATCGCCCGCCACCGCGCGTTCGACCACTTGCGCCGCCTGAAGACCCGCCCGCGCCCCGCCCCGCTCCACCCGGAACTCCTCGAACTCCCGGACCCCGCGAGCACATCGGCGGCGGCCCTGGAATCGATCTCCACGGAACGCGTACTGACCCTGATCGCCGCCCTGCCCCGCGACCAGGCGGAGGCGGTCCTGCTCCGCGTCGTCGTCGGCCTGGACGCGCCGACCGCGGCCCACGTCCTCGGCAAACGCCCCGGCGCGGTACGCACGGCGGCGCATCGGGGGCTGCGGAGGCTGGGGGAGTGGCTGGGGGCGTCGGAATGACGGAGAGAACCGAGCCGGCCGGGGCCGCCACCCCCCACAGGAGAGGCCCCGGCCGGTACACGGTACGAACCGCGTGCGGCCCGTACTCTCTTCAGCGCCGCGCGTGCGTTTTCTGTCACACCGCGTTCTGTCACCCGCTAGTTGCACGTTGTACAAACATGGACGTAGGCCTGTCCGAGCCCGTAGCGTGCTGGTTCGCGCCGGGGCCGGGCGCAGATCTCCGAGTGGCAGGATTGAGAGAGTGCTGGGGGACGACGCGGAGCTGACCGCCGCGGTGCTTGCGGCACAGGACGGGGACGAGACCGCGTTCCGGACTGTGTACCGCGCCGTGCACCCGCGGCTGTTGGGGTACGTACGCACGCTGGTCGCCGACCCGGACGCCGAGGACGTCGCTTCCGAGGCCTGGCTGCAGATAGCGCGCGATCTCGACCGGTTCAGCGGTGACGCGGACCGGTTCCGGGGCTGGGCGGCGCGCATAGCGCGCAACCGCGCCCTCGACCACATACGCATGCGGGGCCGCAGGCCCGCCGTGGGCGGCGACGAGTCGGAGCTGACGGGGAAGCCGGCCGACGCGGACACCGCGGGCGAGGCGATGGAGTCCCTCGCCACCAGTGAGGCGCTGGCCCTGATAGCGCAGCTGCCGCAGGACCAGGCGGAGGCCGTCGTGCTCCGCGTCGTCGTCGGTCTCGACGCGAAGACCGCGGCGCAGACCCTCGGCAAGCGGCCCGGAGCCGTCCGTACGGCGGCGCACCGAGGCCTCAAGCGGCTCGCGGAACTTCTCGGTCCGGAGGGGGCCGATCCCAAGGAGGCGCTGGGCGCCGTACCGCCACAGAGAGAGCCGCGCGGGTGCGCGGTGACGTCCGCCGGTGTGACGCAATCGCGTACGCGGACGCAGAAGGACATGTGATGGCCGACGAGCACCACAAGTGGCTGGACCGCGACGCGGCGGAGCGTCTGCTGCGCGGGGAGCCCCTCGAAGGCATCGATTCCTCCGCGGACGTGAATGCGGACGTGAACGCGGACGTACAGGCGAACGCACCGGCGGACGCGCCTTCGGACGCGCGGGCGAACGCGGCGGCCGAGCGGCTCGCGCGGGCGCTCTCGGCGCTGGGCGGCGCGGGCGAGCAGGGCATGGCGGCTTCCTCCCGTGGACCGGCCTCTTCCGGTGGACCGGGTTCCTCCGGTGGACCGGGTTCCTCCGGTGAACTCCCGGGTGAGGCCGCCGCGTTGGCCGCCTTCCGTGCCGCACGCGCGGAGCGTGCGGACGCCGCCGGCGCCGTGCGGGGCGGCAGCTCCAGGACCGCGCCCTACGCGACGCCCGCGCACGAGGCCGCAGCGGGCGAGACCGTACGCCTGGGGCGGGCGGGCTACCGTCCGCGCCCCACCCGCTGGGGAAGACCCGTGCGCCTCGGCGTCGCCGCGGCCCTCGCGGCCTGCATGCTCGGCGGCGTCGCGGTGGCCGCGGGGACGGGCGTGCTGCCCTCGCCGTTCGGCGGGCACAGCAGCCCGGGACCCGCGGCGTCCGCGTCTCCCAAGACCACTCCGGAGGAGTCGCCGGCCTCTCCGACCGGCGCGGCCCGCGAGCCGTCCGAGGACCTCTCGCCCGACGAGACCACGGCACCCGACGACACCCCGACGGCGTCCCAGGAGCCGGTGAACAGCCCGCCGCCGGAGGCCGAGGCGGACGACGACCACACCGGTGTCCCCCAGCAGCCGAGCGGCGACAGGACGCCGCCGCCCCGCCGCGACGAGGCGCGCAAGTGGTACCGCAAGGTGGTCGTCGCCTGCCGCGCCTACCGCAGCGGCGACCTCCAGGGCAAGAAGCGCCGCCGCCTGGAAGAGGCGGCCAAGGGGCCGGAGCGGGTGGAGGAGTTCTGCGGCCGGGTCCTCGGCGGCGGTGGCGCCGGTGGCGGCCGCCCCGGTGGCGGCGGCCAGCACGGCGGACAGGGCGGCGGCGACGGCGGCCACGACGGGGACGACGGCGAGAACGGCGGTGAGGAGGACGGGGGCTCCGGCGACGGCGGGGGCTCCGGCGGCGACGGTGGCCAGGTGCCGCCCGTCACCTCTCCCACCGCTCCGTACCCCGGCCCCACGACGTCGCGCAGCGCGCTGCCCTACTTCTCCTGAGGCCCGTCACTGCCCCGCTCCAGCAAAGGTGTGACGTTTTTCGAGGGCTCGGCGCAGTAAGAAGTGAGCCGACTGGTCATCGGCCCGCGCACGAGCCGGGGGTTCCCCCCGTACCTTCGGCTCCGTGCCACCGGCGTGGGCGGGATACGTTCCCCCGATCCCGCCCACGCCGCCTTACGCGCAGATGACGCGTCACTTGTAGATGACGACCCGGTCGCCCTTCCGCACCTGCGCGAACAGGCTCGCGATCTTCTTCTCGTCCCTGACGTTCACGCACCCGTGCGACCCGCCCGCGTACCCCCTGGCCGCGAAGTCCGCCGAGAAGTGCACGGCCTGGCCGCCGCTGAAGAACATCGCGTACGGCATCGGTGTGTCGTAGAGCGTCGAGACGTGGTGCCGGGACTTCCAGTAGACGTCGAACGTGCCCTCGCGGGTCGGCGTGTACTGCGACCCGAACCGCACGTCCATCGTCGACATCGCTCTGCCGTCGATCATCCACGTCAGGGTGCGGCTGCTCTTGGCGATGCACAGGACCCGCCCGGTCAGGCACCGCTTGTCGGGTTTCGCGGGCGGCATCCCGCCGCCCGCGTACAGCTCGGACCGCGTCGGCTCGCGCGTCATGCCGAGCAGCCGCTGCCAGGTGCCGGTGTCCGTGACGCCGGTGACGGCCAGGCCGCGCTTGGCCTGGAAGCCCTTGACGGCGGCGACGGTGACGGGCCCGTACGTCCCGGTGGGGTTCTCGCCGAACCAGGCGATCTGCCGCAGCCTCGCCTGCAGCTCCCGCACCTGCTTGCCCGCGTCCCCCTTCTCCATGAGCGTCTTCCCGGGTTCGGGGGCGGGCGCGGGCGTGGGGGCGGACGTGGGGGTGTGCGGCGCCGGATCCCGCGCCGGGGTCTTCGTGGGTGTCCGCGCCGGAGTCCGTGGCGGGGCCTCGGCCGGCGTCGGCGTACGCGTCGCCGTCCTCCCGGGCTTCCCGTCCTCGGCGCCCGGCCCCCCTTCCGCGTCCACCGCGACCGCCTTGCACCCCGCCACCAGGACCAGTGCCGCCACGGCCCCCGCCGATATCGCGCCCCTGCCCATCACGCCCCCGTGCTCGTAGACGACTTCGCGGACCACTCGCTGAACACCATGCACCACACTCCTCGAAGTGTTTCCCGGTTTGCCGCGAGTGACGCGTCGCGTACGCGGGCGCAAGCTGGACGCATGACCCACAAGTCGGAATCAGGACTGCCCATCGAACCCGTGTACGGCCCCGGGGATCTGGCCGGCTGGGACCCGGCGGAGAAGCTCGGCGTCCCCGGCGCGTACCCCTACACGCGCGGCGTCTACCCCACGATGTACACCGGCCGCCCCTGGACCATGCGCCAGTACGCGGGCTTCGGCACCGCCGCCGAGTCCAACGCCCGCTACCGGCAGCTCATCGCACACGGCACCACCGGCCTGTCCGTCGCCTTCGACCTGCCGACCCAGATGGGGCACGACTCCGACGCCCCCATCGCGAGCGGCGAGGTCGGCAAGGTGGGCGTCGCCGTCGACTCCATCGACGACATGAGGGTCCTGTTCGGCGGCATCCCGCTGGACAAGGTCTCCACGTCGATGACGATCAACGCACCGGCCGCCCTGCTGCTCCTCCTCTACCAACTCGTCGCCGAGGAACAGGGCATCGCGGCCGACCGGCTGACCGGCACGATCCAGAACGACGTGCTCAAGGAGTACATCGCGCGCGGCACGTACATCTTCCCGCCCCAGCCGTCTCTGCGCCTGGTCGCGGACACCTTCCGGTACTGCCGCGCCGAGCTGCCGAGGTGGAACACCATCTCGATCTCCGGCTACCACATGGCGGAGGCCGGTGCCTCGCCCGCGCAGGAGATCGCGTTCACGCTGGCCGACGGCATCGAGTACGTCCGTACGGCGGTCGCGGCCGGCATGGACGTGGACGACTTCGCGCCGCGCCTGTCCTTCTTCTTCGTGGCGCGTACGACGATCCTGGAGGAGGTCGCCAAGTTCCGTGCCGCCCGGCGCATCTGGGCCCGCGTCATGCGCGAGGAGTTCGGCGCGCGGAACCCCAAGTCGCTGATGCTGCGCTTCCACACGCAGACGGCGGGCGTCCAGCTCACCGCCCAGCAGCCCGAGGTGAACCTCGTCCGGGTCGCCGTCCAGGGTCTCGGCGCGGTCCTCGGCGGCACGCAGTCGCTGCACACGAACTCCTTCGACGAGGCGATCGCGCTCCCCACCGACAAGTCGGCCCGCCTGGCCCTGCGCACCCAGCAGGTCCTCGCGTACGAGACGGACGTGACGGCGACGGTGGACCCCTTCGCCGGGTCGTACGTCGTGGAGAGCATGACCGACGACGTGGAGGGCGCGGCCCTCGACCTGATGCGGCGCGTCGAGGATCTCGGCGGCGCCGTGCACGCGATCGAGCAGGGCTTCCAGAAGGGCGAGATCGAGCGCAACGCCTACCGCATCGCGCGGGAGACGGACAGCGGGGAGCGCGTCGTGGTCGGCGTCAACCGGTTCCGCCTCGACGAGGAGGAACCGTACGAGCCGCTGCGCGTCGACCCGGCGATCGAGGCCCAGCAGGCCGCCCGCCTGGCCCGGCTGCGCGCGGAGCGGGACGGCACGGCGGTGACCTCGGCGCTCGTGGCACTCCAGGAAGCGGCGAAGGGGGAGGCGAATGTCCTGTACCCGATGAAGGAGGCGCTGAAGGCGCGGGCCACCGTGGGCGAGGTGTGCCACGCGCTGCGGGAGGTGTGGGGGGCGTACGTGCCGACGGACGCGTTCTGAGGACTCAGTCGGCACTCCGGACGGATTTCTCCTCCTGTGTCCGGCCGGCGGACACGACTGTTCCCGTGCCACACACCCGTGCGACACTCCGGCCATGCTGGGTGTCACCGATCTTCCGACCTATCTCGCGGGCCTCGCCCTGATCATTCTGCTTCCGGGGCCGAACTCGCTGTACGTCCTCTCCGTCGCCGCCCGGCGCGGTGTCCGCACCGGCTATACGGCCGCCGCGGGCGTCTGGTGCGGCGACACCGTCCTGATGACGCTGTCGGCGGCCGGTGTCGCCTCGCTGCTGCAGGCCAACGCGCTGCTCTTCGGGATCGTGAAGTACGCGGGCGCCGGGTATCTGACCTGGCTCGCGATCGGGATGATGCGGGCCGCGTGGAGCATGTGGAAGGTGCGGCGGGAGCGGACCGCGGAGACCGCGGTCGGGCCCGAGCAGGGTGACGCCGCGGCGGGGGAGCGGCCGTTCCGCAGGGCGCTGGTGATCAGCCTGCTCAACCCGAAGGCGATCCTGTTCTTCATCGCCTTCTTCGTGCAGTTCGTCGACCCGGGCTACGCCTACCCCGCCCTCTCCTTCGTCGTGCTCGGCGCCTTCGCCCAGCTCGCGAGCTTCCTCTACCTCACCGCCCTGATCTTCAGCGGTACGAAGCTCTCCGCCGCGTTCCGCCGCCGCAAGCGGCTCTCGGCCGGGGCCACGTCGGCGGCGGGCGCGCTGTTCCTCGGCTTCGCGGTGAAGCTGTCGATCTCTAGCGTGTGACGGTGTCGGTGAGCGGCGGGTAGCTGTCGCCGCCCATCCGGTCGGCCGCGTCGATGTACGCGGTCAGCGCCTCGCGGGACCGGGCGATCCGCTCCATCTGGTCGTCGAGCCGCCGCAGCCGCGACCGCATCGCGCCCAGCAGCTCGGGGCAGCCCGGCAGTTCGGGGACCTCCCCCACGGCGCAGGGCAGCACGTACGCGATGTCCTCGGAGGACAGACCGGCGCCCAGCAGGTGCCGGATCTGCCGCACCCGCAGCACGGCGCTCTCGGCGTAC from the Streptomyces venezuelae genome contains:
- a CDS encoding RNA polymerase sigma factor; protein product: MGQGGGPRRAQAHDEELGRAVAAAQEGDEAAFAVAYRLVQPGLVGYLRGLVGTDGETAEDVAADAWLEIARDLGRFRGDGAGFRGWTATIARHRAFDHLRRLKTRPRPAPLHPELLELPDPASTSAAALESISTERVLTLIAALPRDQAEAVLLRVVVGLDAPTAAHVLGKRPGAVRTAAHRGLRRLGEWLGASE
- a CDS encoding MerR family transcriptional regulator; its protein translation is MRIGELGRLTGVNAHQLRYYEAQGLLEAERGANGYREYAESAVLRVRQIRHLLGAGLSSEDIAYVLPCAVGEVPELPGCPELLGAMRSRLRRLDDQMERIARSREALTAYIDAADRMGGDSYPPLTDTVTR
- a CDS encoding RNA polymerase sigma factor, producing the protein MLGDDAELTAAVLAAQDGDETAFRTVYRAVHPRLLGYVRTLVADPDAEDVASEAWLQIARDLDRFSGDADRFRGWAARIARNRALDHIRMRGRRPAVGGDESELTGKPADADTAGEAMESLATSEALALIAQLPQDQAEAVVLRVVVGLDAKTAAQTLGKRPGAVRTAAHRGLKRLAELLGPEGADPKEALGAVPPQREPRGCAVTSAGVTQSRTRTQKDM
- the leuE gene encoding leucine efflux protein LeuE translates to MLGVTDLPTYLAGLALIILLPGPNSLYVLSVAARRGVRTGYTAAAGVWCGDTVLMTLSAAGVASLLQANALLFGIVKYAGAGYLTWLAIGMMRAAWSMWKVRRERTAETAVGPEQGDAAAGERPFRRALVISLLNPKAILFFIAFFVQFVDPGYAYPALSFVVLGAFAQLASFLYLTALIFSGTKLSAAFRRRKRLSAGATSAAGALFLGFAVKLSISSV
- a CDS encoding methylmalonyl-CoA mutase encodes the protein MTHKSESGLPIEPVYGPGDLAGWDPAEKLGVPGAYPYTRGVYPTMYTGRPWTMRQYAGFGTAAESNARYRQLIAHGTTGLSVAFDLPTQMGHDSDAPIASGEVGKVGVAVDSIDDMRVLFGGIPLDKVSTSMTINAPAALLLLLYQLVAEEQGIAADRLTGTIQNDVLKEYIARGTYIFPPQPSLRLVADTFRYCRAELPRWNTISISGYHMAEAGASPAQEIAFTLADGIEYVRTAVAAGMDVDDFAPRLSFFFVARTTILEEVAKFRAARRIWARVMREEFGARNPKSLMLRFHTQTAGVQLTAQQPEVNLVRVAVQGLGAVLGGTQSLHTNSFDEAIALPTDKSARLALRTQQVLAYETDVTATVDPFAGSYVVESMTDDVEGAALDLMRRVEDLGGAVHAIEQGFQKGEIERNAYRIARETDSGERVVVGVNRFRLDEEEPYEPLRVDPAIEAQQAARLARLRAERDGTAVTSALVALQEAAKGEANVLYPMKEALKARATVGEVCHALREVWGAYVPTDAF
- a CDS encoding L,D-transpeptidase family protein, translated to MGRGAISAGAVAALVLVAGCKAVAVDAEGGPGAEDGKPGRTATRTPTPAEAPPRTPARTPTKTPARDPAPHTPTSAPTPAPAPEPGKTLMEKGDAGKQVRELQARLRQIAWFGENPTGTYGPVTVAAVKGFQAKRGLAVTGVTDTGTWQRLLGMTREPTRSELYAGGGMPPAKPDKRCLTGRVLCIAKSSRTLTWMIDGRAMSTMDVRFGSQYTPTREGTFDVYWKSRHHVSTLYDTPMPYAMFFSGGQAVHFSADFAARGYAGGSHGCVNVRDEKKIASLFAQVRKGDRVVIYK